One Papaver somniferum cultivar HN1 chromosome 10, ASM357369v1, whole genome shotgun sequence genomic window carries:
- the LOC113315600 gene encoding uncharacterized protein LOC113315600, whose product MDDDQKVNLSSLHLDSKADVWFQDYQACKPVVIWEEFLRDLCRRFQELGHDDIVGELNKLCQIGIVNDYLEIFEELKALMITKNGYLTESYFTSSFISGLKKELREAILENASKKNRAVHRPPPLYVPSYTASNKKNSPTTSPRVHLKPISTSNTRQHSTLPPIKKLSYDDMRDRREKGLCYNCDEVFSYGHKCIKQQIYMLAEDEEEGIVSEATSPATHLQLEHETEEEVEVSAAHLRGATILPTAALQVVVDDGNKLVSDAKCPAFKWKMQEHSFQFVMRLLKLGGCDMVLGIYWMKEHSPVVFEFNRLIVSFTTSGINIILQVQPESTRLSCMTENDLQKFLQKNKHGLVGHLFSISADPPPSSMPTPIQKLLDSYSSIFLEPTSLLPSRAHDHHIPLKPSSLPPNQRSHRIPYVQKEVVEKLVQEMLSSDYRKINDITIKDKYPIPVIEELLDDLKGAIVFSKIDLRSGYHQILVYPHDTHKTSFKTHQGHYEFLVMPFGLTNASASFQTLMNDVLSPYLRKFILVFFDDILIYNPDMASHLQHLKITLYLLHQHSLFAKMSKCTFGQPQIEYLDHIISGEGVVADPSKIECMLKCPTPTSLKELRGFLAQPAFEQLKVLVTSTSVLSLPDFSKPFEIETDACDVGVGAVLMQEKNPIAYFSKGLGLRFSAKSAYEKELMGIVLEVNKWRPYLLDNHFTIFTDIKV is encoded by the exons ATGGACGATGATCAGAAGGTAAATCTTTCTTCCCTCCATTTAGATAGCAAGGCTGATGTATGGTTTCAAGATTATCAAGCTTGTAAACCAGTAGTAATTTGGGAGGAGTTCCTTAGAGATCTTTGTAGACGCTTTCAAGAACTTGGACATGATGATATTGTTGGAGAACTTAATAAACTCTGTCAAATTGGTATTGTTAACGACTACTTAGAAATTTTTGAAGAACTTAAAGCTCTCATGATAACTAAGAATGGGTACCTTACTGAATCCTACTTTACTTCAAGCTTCATTAGTGGGCTTAAGAAAGAACTCAGA GAAGCAATTTTGGAGAATGCTTCTAAAAAGAACAGAGCAGTCCATAGGCCACCACCTCTTTATGTGCCATCCTACACTGCttctaacaaaaaaaattctCCTACTACAAGTCCTAGAGTTCATTTAAAACCAATCAGCACCAGCAACACAAGACAACACTCCACTCTACCTCCCATTAAGAAGCTTTCATATGATGACATGAGAGATAGAAGAGAAAAGGGActttgttataattgtgatgaagtATTCTCCTATGGCCATAAGTGCATCAAACAACAGATATATATGTTagcagaagatgaagaggaaggtATTGTTTCTGAGGCTACATCACCAGCTACACACTTACAGTTGGAGCATGAAACTGAGGAGGAAGTGGAAGTCTCA GCTGCTCACTTACGTGGTGCTACAATACTTCCTACTGCTGCCTTACAAGTTGTTGTGGATGATGGAAACAAGTTAGTTAGTGATGCAAAATGCCCTGCCTTCAAGTGGAAAATGCAGGAGCATTCATTTCAGTTTGTTATGAGATTGCTGAAACTAGGTGGTTGTGACATGGTTTTGGGTATTTACTGGATGAAGGAACACAGTCCCGTGGTTTTTGAATTTAACAGACTTATTGTTTCCTTCACTACCAGTGGCATTAACATTATTCTCCAAGTTCAACCTGAGTCCACTAGATTATCTTGTATGACTGAGAATGATCTTCAAAAGTTCCTTCAAAAGAATAAGCATGGATTGGTTGGACATCTTTTCTCTATATCTGCTGACCCCCCTCCATCTTCAATGCCCACACCCATACAAAAATTGCTTGATTCTTATTCTTCAATTTTTCTGGAACCCACATCACTTCTACCATCTAGGGCACATGATCATCATATTCCTCTTAAACCATCTTCATTGCCCCCCAATCAAAGGTCACACAGAATCCCTTATGTACAAAAGGAAGTTGTGGAAAAACTAGTTCAAGAAATGTTATCTTCTG ACTATAGGAAGATCAATGATATTACAATCAAGGATAAATATCCAATTCCTGTCATAGAGGAGCTTCTAGATGACTTAAAAGGAGCTATTGTATTTTCCAAGATAGACTTAAGGTCTGGCTATCACCAAATTTTGGTTTATCCTCATGATACTCACAAGACTTCCTTTAAAACTCATCAAGGTCACTATGAGTTTTTGGTTATGCCCTTTGGGCTAACTAATGCCTCGGCATCATTTCAAACTCTCATGAATGATGTTCTTTCCCCATACTTGAGGAAATTCATCTtggtcttctttgatgacataTTAATCTACAATCCTGACATGGCTTCTCATCTACAACACTTAAAGATTACTCTTTATCTTCTGCACCAGCATTCACTATTTGCAAAAATGAGTAAGTGTACCTTTGGCCAACCTCAAATTGAGTACTTAGACCACATTATCAGTGGAGAAGGAGTGGTTGCTGATCCTTCAAAAATTGAGTGCATGCTTAAATGTCCTACTCCAACTTCATTGAAAGAGTTAAGGGGATTCCTGG CTCAACCTGCTTTTGAGCagctcaaagtacttgttacttCTACTTCAGTCTTAAGTTTGCCTGACTTCTCCAAACCATTTGAAATTGAGACTGATGCTTGTGATGTGGGAGTGGGTGCAGTGCTGATGCAGGAGAAAAATCCTATTGCTTACTTTAGTAAAGGATTGGGTCTAAGATTTTCAGCTAAGTCAGCTTATGAAAAAGAACTCATGGGAATTGTACTGGAAGTGAATAAGTGGAGGCCATATCTACTAGACAATCATTTTACTATTTTTACtgacatcaaagtctga